A single region of the Streptococcus macedonicus ACA-DC 198 genome encodes:
- a CDS encoding Sortase A, LPXTG specific, translating into MIWLKQKLSKFALPFIFIMGLGLLTYPTISDYWNSFHQSEAIMSYTKSVSKMSTEDYKRILASAKQYNATHGMDWNFSDEDKAAYEKELNFNNDGSMGYIDIPKINVKLTIFHGTDESVLQTSIGHLEGTSLPVGGKGTHSVLSGHRGLPSAKLFSDLDQLREGDTFTIHVLNETLTYEVDQIRVVEPTDLSNLSIDPDQDYVTLVTCTPYGINTHRLLVRGHRIANSDGDANVISDAVQIKPIYIAPFLATPVCVILLMYIFIITSKHYRKKHANCVANYLAQKEINYRPQVERNVYKGIIEQLKKLFEDS; encoded by the coding sequence ATGATCTGGCTAAAGCAAAAACTTTCTAAATTCGCTTTGCCATTCATTTTTATCATGGGCTTAGGGTTACTGACCTATCCGACTATCAGTGACTACTGGAATTCTTTTCATCAGTCTGAAGCTATTATGTCATACACTAAAAGTGTGTCCAAGATGTCAACAGAAGACTATAAACGCATTTTGGCAAGTGCCAAGCAGTATAATGCAACGCATGGTATGGATTGGAATTTTTCAGATGAGGATAAGGCAGCCTATGAAAAAGAACTTAATTTTAATAATGATGGTTCTATGGGCTACATTGATATTCCCAAAATTAACGTTAAGCTGACCATTTTCCACGGCACAGATGAATCTGTTTTGCAAACGTCTATTGGGCATTTGGAGGGAACTTCCTTGCCTGTCGGTGGAAAAGGAACACATAGCGTTCTATCAGGGCATCGTGGTTTGCCATCGGCTAAGTTGTTCTCAGATTTGGATCAGTTACGTGAAGGGGATACCTTTACTATTCATGTTCTCAACGAAACTTTAACGTATGAAGTGGATCAGATTCGTGTGGTAGAACCAACAGATTTATCTAATTTAAGCATTGATCCTGACCAAGATTACGTGACTTTAGTTACCTGTACCCCATACGGAATCAATACTCACCGCCTCTTGGTTCGTGGGCATCGTATTGCCAATTCTGATGGTGATGCAAATGTCATATCAGATGCTGTGCAGATTAAGCCGATTTATATTGCACCATTTCTTGCGACTCCTGTTTGTGTCATTTTACTAATGTATATCTTTATCATAACAAGTAAGCACTACCGTAAAAAACACGCCAACTGCGTTGCGAATTACTTAGCTCAAAAAGAAATTAATTATCGTCCACAAGTTGAAAGAAATGTTTATAAAGGTATTATTGAGCAACTAAAAAAATTGTTTGAAGATAGTTAA
- a CDS encoding Autotransporter adhesin, which translates to MNNLKKILTPLLTVLALVFVCGAVSAQTVDSGAGGSATITINNASQGQTYTVYKLFDATVDGNGAISYKLPSGKTSLGDGSTWFEVDAKGNVTAKKNADVSSDAFKTWAASFGTQAATATAEDNTVTFTNLAYGYYYVQSSLGATITVDSTNPDATIKDKNTTAPNIPDDNNGGGKHILVNGETVDSTTAKVGDTVNYQIKFEATNYVTTETDSKQIVSYTITDTSTNLSIDKSSVKVLVKGTEAKAANVSTTFDDAGKMTIVLTWADESGKTIYDSPADVVITYDATVTKGAADAAATNSATIGYNTADNPNENPTPVDPDKPTDTTEVKTYQFTLNKVDTSSNQLTGATFKLYDAATDGNEIKVVKVSDGVYRVAEASEEGTEIEAGSAIIKGLKGDDTKYYLEETKAPNGYNILTERKEVTISSTETNTSNVVNKAGAALPSTGSFGTKVFYLVGSILLIGALIFMISKRRMNNM; encoded by the coding sequence ATGAATAACCTTAAAAAGATTTTAACTCCCCTTTTGACCGTCCTCGCGTTGGTCTTTGTGTGTGGTGCAGTAAGTGCACAAACAGTTGACTCAGGTGCTGGTGGATCAGCAACAATCACTATCAATAATGCTTCTCAAGGGCAAACCTACACGGTTTATAAACTCTTTGATGCAACTGTTGATGGCAATGGTGCCATCTCTTACAAATTACCAAGTGGTAAAACTTCCCTTGGAGACGGTTCAACTTGGTTTGAAGTAGATGCCAAGGGCAATGTCACTGCTAAGAAAAATGCAGATGTGTCATCTGATGCTTTCAAAACATGGGCAGCTAGCTTTGGTACCCAAGCAGCTACAGCAACAGCTGAAGACAACACTGTCACATTTACCAACCTTGCCTATGGTTACTACTATGTGCAATCATCACTCGGTGCGACGATCACAGTTGATAGCACAAATCCAGATGCGACAATCAAAGATAAAAATACCACTGCACCAAATATCCCAGATGACAATAATGGCGGTGGTAAACACATCCTTGTGAATGGTGAAACTGTTGATAGTACAACTGCCAAAGTTGGTGACACAGTAAATTATCAAATCAAATTTGAAGCAACTAACTATGTTACAACTGAAACAGATTCAAAACAAATTGTATCATACACGATTACCGATACATCAACAAATTTAAGCATTGATAAATCCAGTGTGAAAGTCCTTGTTAAAGGAACAGAAGCTAAAGCTGCTAATGTTTCAACAACTTTTGATGATGCTGGTAAAATGACTATCGTCTTAACATGGGCAGATGAAAGTGGTAAAACCATTTATGACTCACCAGCTGATGTTGTCATTACTTATGACGCTACTGTTACAAAAGGTGCTGCTGACGCTGCTGCAACCAACTCAGCAACTATTGGCTATAATACAGCTGATAACCCTAATGAAAATCCTACACCAGTCGATCCTGACAAACCAACCGATACGACTGAGGTTAAAACTTACCAGTTTACTTTAAACAAAGTTGATACGTCAAGTAATCAATTGACTGGTGCAACATTCAAACTTTATGACGCTGCAACAGATGGTAACGAAATTAAAGTTGTGAAAGTATCTGATGGAGTTTATCGTGTTGCAGAAGCAAGTGAAGAAGGTACTGAAATTGAAGCTGGTTCAGCTATTATCAAAGGTCTTAAAGGGGATGATACGAAATATTATCTTGAAGAAACTAAAGCGCCTAACGGTTACAACATTCTGACAGAACGTAAAGAAGTAACAATCTCATCAACAGAAACAAATACTTCAAATGTTGTCAATAAAGCTGGTGCAGCATTGCCTTCAACAGGGTCATTTGGTACTAAGGTATTCTATCTTGTTGGTTCAATATTACTCATTGGTGCCTTAATTTTCATGATTTCAAAACGTCGCATGAATAATATGTAA
- a CDS encoding Ribonucleases G and E: MKKFFRREYLAQFKAKYKKVIGAIAVIVVFVTTYALILPALTLDSNAANQTPGINTEQSGSVDDNTTSTSLSTENSDSQAVSETNVSSQDEQLVTTDTTLIADDKNYQVTADITAEAKLPESVALEVNQVKPEDDTYQSKLQKIQDTLPLNTVANIRLYDIAFMQGDAEVEPSASVKVTITQKDNFEANKDNLKVVHIKTDGSTEVLDAEVAGDGNQVTTVTFNSDSFSDFALVDTSTSDDSILNSSSTGRDVDASVESTTETETTSQSYTVTFYNDDSEITSTQIEAGTALTILPETPFKSGYRFDHWENAETHETVTADTIVTSDLTVKAVFTEISIYTVTVNYYYHNNSANQDVTFDKEIFQLEERDTPYQITPPTSTEVKREEDSTLTADAIYYPQEAVIELKSGDLAIKDELDGNIDDKVTINLQYVPYTAEYTVHYMLKNLTGDDYTEIQSVTNHGVLGSTVSPQVLSYDYAIFEKTEATKLTQSQGQDLYVYYTRNSYTLSYNTNGGSYIPYQTGLYESKVSLTDNVPTKTGYTFVGWHEKEDLSDTAKTSGTITLDSDKTLYAEWKANTVNYTINYYKEVYNNATGTTSYVYDSAVSASGKVGATVQADEAPALTTVPTGYERESAYGMNANSNVTIAADGTSVLKVYYSLIRYTFVFNLNGTLFNVNSYPVGSTSGSMTVNGTLYTSSQYRISNVVLGQDISSQWPTSVNSVTSRRKTYQFKGWYNSSDRIFYVTKRYEVTKDMIEKGMNTNNEKTFVAYWQRGLSLYYVNYYLQDADNTSVYTNSSYSQSLYRSNDSLSGKDIDGFTLRTTTPAGYYSSGYRNDNGDNTNNYYYRFYYDRNTYSIDYYYNGSNINTISSIPFEQNINSSTYNYTPERPSGIDADYTWGGWYTDAGLTVPYTFDTMPSHNLVLYAKWVAPTFNVTFNLNGGDGVAPTTQEVEKYKTATSVADPSRQYYNFDGWYTAKEGGERYDWSQPVTSDTTLYAHWSLKPLTYTVRYLDADNNNNQLAADKTVTSSALNYQQVISESALAITGYRPDANSKSVVLDYDADHNIITFYYTKKSAQVSYRVDYVLKDNPTVKVAESKSVTVDGSTISIKESAVTVDKDYLAKQLDTTPEQLDDYYALTDVESLTLTSSSDNNVITFYYVPYDTAHITVNYLDMDGNPIVGQEPLNTTRKKPSQYTVTHKTISGYTYAQSKDSNGDKNKVNYKIDKGDNITINLYYQKDLYIEAVSKEKNYDDIALENSGLTDLKDSYKDLLETGDSLTGISFTGSQIDAGSSAVTPSIALVSSSTGKARNYYYNIIYVAGTLTVNKQPVTVIVNGQDKEKTYDGVAESISYDDLVINDSSGLYKESDIRFTGDKTLSATDAGTYNLTLQGKFTNSNANFEVTFQVSDGRLLIKPRPVILTSATAEKGYDGMALTARTVTASEPTADKGFVTGEGLLYDVTGSQTATGSSDNTFTYTAMNTATKLSNYDIATVYGRLTVTPTVNIQKTKTDWTALTGGKFEISKWNGNTWTSIDGVSDLTITSTDGVTIPVGLNTGRYRITETAAPDGYVILDNSVYFAVTESQAENGQSSFAISLTDENGNTISSLENVKVLEGNSSYSTRIQIANETGKALPHTGGSGRMFYVLVGLALMLVTLAYRQYQKHRERSDLP; this comes from the coding sequence ATGAAGAAATTTTTTAGGAGAGAATATTTAGCTCAGTTCAAGGCTAAGTATAAGAAAGTAATTGGTGCTATTGCTGTAATTGTCGTCTTTGTGACGACCTATGCTTTGATATTGCCAGCATTGACTTTAGATAGTAATGCTGCCAATCAAACGCCTGGTATTAATACGGAACAGTCTGGCAGTGTAGATGACAATACAACAAGCACTTCCTTGAGCACAGAAAATTCAGACTCGCAGGCTGTTTCTGAAACGAATGTGTCTAGCCAAGATGAACAGCTAGTTACTACAGATACGACTTTGATTGCAGATGATAAAAATTATCAAGTAACAGCTGATATAACAGCTGAGGCTAAATTACCAGAAAGTGTGGCACTTGAAGTTAACCAAGTTAAGCCAGAGGATGATACTTACCAGAGTAAACTACAAAAAATACAAGACACTTTGCCTTTAAATACGGTGGCAAATATTAGGCTTTATGATATTGCTTTCATGCAAGGTGATGCTGAAGTGGAACCGTCTGCTTCTGTGAAGGTGACCATTACTCAAAAGGATAATTTTGAGGCTAATAAAGATAATCTAAAAGTTGTTCATATCAAAACGGATGGTTCAACAGAAGTATTGGATGCTGAAGTGGCAGGTGATGGTAATCAGGTAACAACAGTTACATTTAATAGTGATAGTTTTTCTGATTTTGCTTTAGTTGATACTAGTACATCTGATGATTCAATATTAAATAGTTCATCAACAGGAAGGGATGTTGACGCTTCCGTGGAGAGCACAACAGAAACAGAGACGACGTCACAGAGTTACACCGTGACCTTCTACAATGACGATAGCGAAATCACTTCAACGCAAATTGAGGCTGGGACAGCATTAACAATTCTGCCAGAAACTCCTTTCAAATCAGGGTATCGTTTTGATCATTGGGAAAATGCAGAGACGCATGAAACTGTCACAGCAGATACGATTGTGACGAGTGATTTGACGGTTAAGGCAGTTTTTACGGAGATTTCAATTTATACGGTTACCGTAAATTACTATTATCACAATAATAGTGCCAATCAGGACGTCACCTTTGATAAGGAAATCTTCCAATTGGAAGAACGGGATACTCCCTATCAAATTACTCCACCTACCTCAACTGAAGTTAAAAGAGAAGAAGATAGTACTTTAACTGCTGATGCAATTTATTACCCACAAGAAGCAGTTATTGAACTCAAGTCAGGTGATTTGGCAATTAAGGATGAGTTAGATGGAAATATTGATGATAAGGTGACCATCAATTTACAGTACGTGCCTTATACCGCCGAGTATACAGTACATTATATGTTGAAAAATTTAACAGGTGATGACTATACTGAGATTCAGAGTGTTACCAATCACGGTGTTCTAGGTTCTACAGTAAGCCCTCAAGTCTTGTCTTATGATTATGCTATTTTTGAAAAAACAGAAGCGACAAAATTGACACAATCACAGGGACAAGATCTCTATGTTTATTACACACGCAACAGCTACACGCTTTCCTATAATACCAACGGTGGCTCTTATATCCCTTATCAGACAGGTCTATACGAAAGTAAAGTTAGTCTGACCGATAATGTGCCGACAAAAACGGGCTACACCTTTGTTGGTTGGCATGAAAAGGAAGATTTATCAGACACTGCTAAAACCAGTGGAACGATTACGCTGGATAGTGATAAGACACTCTATGCAGAATGGAAAGCTAATACTGTTAATTACACCATAAACTACTATAAAGAAGTTTATAATAATGCTACGGGAACAACGAGTTATGTTTATGATAGTGCTGTATCAGCTAGTGGAAAGGTTGGTGCTACCGTTCAAGCTGATGAAGCTCCTGCCTTGACAACAGTTCCAACAGGATACGAACGTGAAAGCGCCTATGGTATGAATGCTAACTCTAATGTTACGATTGCAGCTGACGGTACATCGGTGCTGAAAGTGTATTATAGTTTGATAAGATATACCTTTGTATTTAATTTGAATGGTACACTTTTTAATGTCAATAGTTATCCAGTTGGCTCAACTTCTGGAAGTATGACTGTCAATGGAACGTTATATACAAGTAGTCAATATAGAATTTCAAATGTTGTTTTAGGTCAGGATATTTCATCACAATGGCCCACATCTGTCAATAGTGTAACCAGCAGGAGAAAAACATATCAATTTAAAGGTTGGTATAATTCCTCTGATAGAATATTTTATGTTACCAAACGCTATGAAGTAACAAAAGATATGATTGAAAAAGGAATGAACACTAACAATGAAAAAACTTTCGTCGCTTATTGGCAACGTGGGTTGAGTTTGTACTATGTGAATTATTATTTACAAGATGCTGATAATACTAGTGTTTATACTAATTCTTCGTACAGTCAGTCATTATATCGATCTAATGATAGTTTAAGCGGTAAGGACATTGACGGTTTTACATTGAGAACGACAACACCAGCGGGTTATTATAGTTCTGGTTATCGGAATGATAATGGCGATAACACAAATAATTACTACTACCGTTTCTATTATGATAGAAATACTTACAGTATTGATTATTACTATAATGGTAGTAATATAAATACCATTTCTAGCATTCCATTTGAGCAAAATATTAACTCTTCAACCTATAACTATACGCCTGAACGTCCGTCAGGTATTGATGCTGATTACACTTGGGGAGGTTGGTATACGGATGCTGGTTTGACGGTGCCTTATACCTTTGATACTATGCCTTCCCATAACCTAGTCCTTTATGCCAAGTGGGTTGCGCCAACTTTTAATGTGACTTTTAATTTGAATGGTGGCGATGGAGTAGCGCCTACGACACAAGAGGTTGAAAAATACAAAACAGCAACTTCGGTAGCAGATCCAAGTCGTCAATATTATAATTTTGATGGCTGGTACACAGCAAAAGAAGGTGGTGAACGCTACGATTGGTCACAGCCAGTAACCTCAGATACCACACTTTACGCTCATTGGTCCTTGAAACCATTGACCTACACAGTGCGTTATCTTGACGCGGACAATAATAACAATCAACTAGCAGCGGATAAAACAGTTACCAGTTCTGCACTAAATTACCAACAAGTGATTAGTGAGAGTGCTTTAGCTATTACGGGTTACCGCCCAGATGCTAATAGCAAGAGCGTTGTGCTTGATTATGATGCCGACCACAATATCATCACTTTCTACTACACCAAGAAGTCTGCTCAAGTGTCTTATCGTGTCGACTATGTTTTGAAGGACAATCCGACAGTGAAAGTCGCTGAGAGCAAGTCGGTGACAGTGGACGGTAGCACGATTTCAATTAAAGAAAGTGCGGTCACAGTTGATAAAGATTATCTGGCTAAGCAACTCGACACGACGCCTGAACAACTGGATGATTACTATGCTCTGACAGATGTTGAAAGCCTAACCTTGACCTCAAGTTCAGATAACAACGTTATCACTTTCTACTACGTACCTTACGACACGGCTCATATCACGGTTAATTATCTAGATATGGATGGCAATCCGATTGTGGGGCAAGAACCTTTGAACACGACACGCAAGAAACCAAGTCAATATACTGTCACTCACAAGACTATTAGTGGCTACACTTATGCTCAGTCTAAAGATAGCAATGGTGATAAGAACAAAGTTAATTACAAGATTGACAAGGGCGATAACATCACCATTAATCTCTATTATCAAAAAGATCTTTACATCGAAGCTGTCAGCAAGGAAAAAAATTATGACGACATCGCTTTGGAAAATAGTGGCTTGACTGACCTCAAAGATAGCTACAAAGACTTACTGGAAACAGGTGATAGTTTGACAGGGATTTCCTTCACAGGTAGTCAGATAGACGCGGGATCTAGTGCGGTGACACCAAGCATTGCCTTGGTTAGCAGTTCAACTGGCAAGGCGCGGAATTATTACTATAATATCATCTATGTCGCGGGTACTTTAACGGTTAATAAACAACCTGTCACCGTTATCGTCAATGGTCAAGATAAGGAAAAGACCTACGACGGTGTAGCAGAAAGTATCAGTTATGACGACTTGGTCATTAACGATAGTAGTGGTCTTTACAAAGAAAGCGACATCAGATTTACAGGTGACAAGACCTTGTCGGCAACGGATGCTGGCACCTATAATCTGACTCTACAAGGTAAATTTACCAATAGCAATGCTAACTTTGAGGTAACTTTCCAAGTAAGTGACGGTCGCCTGCTGATTAAGCCACGTCCTGTTATCTTGACCTCGGCGACTGCTGAAAAAGGTTATGACGGCATGGCTTTAACAGCCCGAACAGTAACTGCTAGTGAGCCAACAGCTGACAAAGGTTTTGTGACGGGTGAGGGTCTGCTCTATGATGTAACAGGTAGTCAAACAGCTACTGGCTCGTCTGACAATACTTTCACTTATACAGCTATGAATACTGCTACCAAACTGTCTAACTATGACATTGCCACAGTCTATGGTCGCTTGACTGTGACACCAACGGTCAATATTCAAAAGACCAAGACGGATTGGACAGCCTTGACAGGTGGTAAGTTTGAGATTAGCAAGTGGAACGGTAATACTTGGACATCTATTGATGGCGTATCGGATTTGACTATCACTTCAACTGATGGTGTGACTATTCCCGTTGGTCTAAATACTGGTCGTTACCGTATCACAGAGACAGCGGCGCCCGATGGCTATGTTATCCTTGATAACTCAGTTTATTTTGCTGTAACAGAAAGCCAAGCAGAGAATGGTCAGTCTAGCTTTGCCATTTCCCTAACAGATGAAAATGGGAATACTATTTCTAGCTTAGAGAATGTGAAAGTCTTGGAGGGAAATAGTAGTTATAGTACACGTATTCAAATTGCTAATGAGACTGGAAAGGCACTACCTCATACTGGTGGTAGTGGTCGTATGTTTTACGTGTTAGTCGGACTAGCTCTGATGTTGGTTACTCTGGCTTATCGTCAATATCAGAAACATCGTGAAAGGAGTGATTTGCCTTAA
- the spsB gene encoding Signal peptidase I codes for MKKNKSTKPHPLPETTVIEQVYKSAQYRKNFLEMFRSTTFMLIVVAAFAVLVAILFLPILRIYGKSMKGTLNSGDIVVSVKSSNFETGDVVAFYYNNNILVKRVIAESGDWVDMDEKGNVYVNGKKLNEPYLSKKAYGKTNITFPYQVPEDRIFVMGDNREVSIDSRNTSIGAVSDEQIVGRLVFKVWPLSEMEIIE; via the coding sequence ATGAAGAAAAATAAATCCACTAAACCACATCCTCTCCCTGAGACGACTGTTATTGAACAAGTTTATAAATCAGCACAATACCGTAAAAACTTTTTGGAAATGTTTAGAAGCACTACTTTTATGTTAATTGTGGTTGCTGCCTTTGCTGTACTGGTTGCAATACTATTTTTACCAATTTTACGTATTTACGGCAAGTCTATGAAGGGAACCTTGAATAGCGGAGATATAGTTGTCTCTGTCAAGAGTAGTAATTTTGAGACTGGTGATGTTGTTGCCTTTTATTATAATAATAATATTTTGGTGAAGCGCGTAATTGCAGAGTCTGGTGATTGGGTTGATATGGATGAAAAAGGAAATGTTTATGTTAATGGAAAAAAACTGAATGAGCCCTACTTGAGTAAGAAAGCCTATGGTAAAACCAATATTACCTTTCCTTATCAAGTACCAGAAGATCGTATTTTTGTTATGGGGGATAACCGTGAAGTGTCGATTGATTCACGAAATACTTCTATCGGAGCGGTTTCAGATGAGCAAATTGTTGGACGTTTAGTTTTTAAAGTTTGGCCTCTTTCAGAAATGGAAATCATTGAATAG
- a CDS encoding Methlytransferase, UbiE/COQ5 family: protein MGELPLEDNSCDIVLSMNGFHAFPDKNQAFQEIWRVVKPGGKFIACFYIKGKSKITDWLVKNILSKEGWFTPPFQTEKQLKDLLENLYSKINLHTEGSMVYFECIN from the coding sequence GTGGGGGAACTTCCCTTAGAAGATAACTCTTGTGATATTGTTTTGAGTATGAATGGCTTTCATGCCTTTCCAGATAAAAACCAAGCTTTTCAAGAGATATGGCGCGTGGTGAAGCCTGGTGGTAAATTTATTGCTTGTTTCTATATCAAAGGGAAATCAAAAATTACAGATTGGCTAGTAAAAAATATTCTTTCCAAGGAAGGTTGGTTTACCCCACCATTTCAAACAGAAAAACAGCTAAAAGATTTGTTAGAAAATTTATATTCAAAAATAAATCTCCATACAGAAGGATCAATGGTTTATTTTGAATGTATCAATTAA
- a CDS encoding Manganese ABC transporter, periplasmic-binding protein SitA, with the protein MKKITSLICLLLIICILGACATTKTSEKSKLNVVVTNSILADITQNIGKDKINLHSIVPIGQDSHEYEPLPEDVKKTTNSDIIFYNGINLETGENAWFTKLVKNAHKEANKDYFAVSDGIDVIYLEGKNDLGKEDPHAWLKLENGIIINAKKQTLRKLFTYFVYVR; encoded by the coding sequence ATGAAAAAGATAACATCACTCATATGTTTATTACTAATAATATGTATTTTGGGAGCATGTGCTACTACAAAGACATCAGAAAAGAGTAAGTTAAATGTTGTTGTGACTAATTCTATATTAGCTGATATTACTCAAAACATTGGTAAGGATAAAATAAACCTACACAGTATTGTTCCTATCGGTCAGGATTCACATGAATATGAGCCACTTCCTGAAGATGTTAAAAAAACAACAAATTCAGATATTATTTTTTATAACGGTATCAATTTAGAGACTGGTGAAAATGCATGGTTCACCAAATTAGTTAAAAATGCTCATAAGGAGGCTAATAAAGACTATTTTGCGGTAAGCGATGGTATTGATGTCATATATCTTGAGGGAAAGAATGACTTAGGAAAAGAAGATCCACATGCATGGTTAAAATTAGAAAACGGTATCATTATAAATGCGAAGAAGCAAACGCTTAGAAAATTATTCACATATTTTGTGTATGTAAGGTGA
- a CDS encoding Malate Na(+) symporter, producing MKKLSNIKIAGLSLPLYTALVIILAVVIAMGKLPLNMVGVTFMLVVLGHLFYFLGERLPFWNTYLGGGSVFTLLLAAILASTGLIPKSVVSATSSFMSDWGFLDFYIAALICGSILGMNRKLLVKASAKFIPVALLSMVIGFFSTGAVGALLGQGFGHSVMYISFAQMAGGMGAGIVPLSKIYAAGLHTDASSILSQLAPATTLGNIFAIIGAIVLARGFANTKFNGNGVLIPVDKDDLKKSEAPLDPTKIGVGMMLAFALFLIGVILNAFIPKVHSYAFMIIIVFVLKALDIVPKPLEEAVVMFNRVIMTNLTHAVLAGIGLSMIDLSSLAQAMTWQFVLISLTSVVSMGLASWILGQVLGMYPVETAIGAGMINNSMGGTGNIAVLSAADRMEMIAFAQMANRLGGAIVLILGGILIQFLH from the coding sequence ATGAAAAAGTTATCTAATATCAAAATTGCGGGGCTTTCTCTTCCGCTTTATACGGCTCTAGTTATCATTTTAGCTGTTGTGATTGCAATGGGAAAACTACCGCTCAACATGGTTGGAGTTACTTTCATGTTGGTCGTTTTAGGACATCTTTTCTACTTCCTTGGTGAACGATTACCATTTTGGAATACTTACCTTGGTGGTGGGTCAGTCTTTACCTTGCTGTTAGCCGCAATCTTAGCTTCAACAGGATTGATTCCAAAATCAGTTGTCTCAGCCACTTCTAGTTTCATGAGTGATTGGGGCTTTCTAGATTTTTATATTGCAGCGCTTATTTGTGGCTCAATTCTAGGAATGAACCGCAAACTTTTGGTGAAAGCCTCTGCGAAATTCATTCCTGTCGCTCTTTTATCAATGGTTATCGGTTTCTTTTCCACTGGTGCTGTTGGGGCTTTGCTCGGTCAAGGCTTTGGACATTCTGTCATGTACATTTCATTTGCCCAAATGGCAGGAGGAATGGGTGCAGGAATCGTGCCATTATCCAAAATCTATGCGGCTGGATTGCACACAGATGCCTCATCAATCTTGTCACAATTAGCCCCAGCAACCACGCTAGGAAATATTTTTGCCATTATCGGTGCCATTGTGTTGGCGCGTGGATTTGCTAACACCAAATTCAATGGGAACGGTGTGCTCATCCCTGTTGACAAAGACGATTTGAAAAAATCTGAAGCTCCGCTTGACCCTACAAAAATCGGTGTCGGAATGATGCTTGCCTTTGCCCTTTTCCTTATCGGTGTTATCTTAAATGCCTTTATTCCAAAAGTGCACAGCTATGCCTTTATGATTATTATTGTCTTTGTTCTTAAAGCGCTTGATATTGTACCAAAACCATTAGAAGAAGCAGTAGTCATGTTTAATCGTGTGATTATGACTAACTTGACACACGCTGTTTTGGCAGGTATCGGGCTTTCAATGATTGATTTGAGTTCATTAGCGCAAGCCATGACATGGCAATTTGTCCTTATCAGTTTAACATCTGTTGTGTCAATGGGACTTGCTAGCTGGATTTTGGGACAAGTTCTCGGTATGTATCCAGTCGAAACAGCTATCGGTGCTGGGATGATTAACAATTCCATGGGAGGTACAGGAAATATCGCTGTGCTTTCTGCAGCGGACCGCATGGAAATGATTGCCTTTGCCCAAATGGCAAACCGCCTAGGCGGCGCAATTGTCCTCATCCTAGGAGGAATCCTTATTCAATTTTTACATTAA